From Catenulispora sp. GP43, one genomic window encodes:
- a CDS encoding winged helix-turn-helix domain-containing protein has protein sequence MRMAAAEFIAAGETDEQVARRFRVTKMSVNRWRHALQTGGPGALVSRGAAGTKPLLTLDQQQELMALIEVGPAAHGYLDQRWTLARIAELIRVRFGVRFHSSGALHEMLTRIGASWQVPTRRAAERNEQAFATWREETWPSIKARP, from the coding sequence GTGCGGATGGCCGCGGCGGAGTTCATCGCCGCAGGTGAGACTGATGAGCAGGTGGCGCGGCGGTTCCGGGTGACGAAGATGTCGGTCAACCGGTGGCGTCACGCGTTGCAGACCGGTGGTCCCGGCGCGCTGGTGTCCAGGGGCGCGGCCGGGACCAAGCCATTGCTGACCCTCGACCAGCAGCAGGAGCTGATGGCACTGATCGAGGTCGGCCCGGCAGCGCACGGCTATCTCGATCAGCGCTGGACGCTGGCCAGGATCGCCGAGTTGATCCGGGTCCGGTTCGGGGTTCGGTTCCACTCTTCCGGAGCGTTGCACGAGATGCTCACCCGGATCGGGGCCAGTTGGCAGGTCCCGACCCGGCGTGCAGCCGAACGTAACGAGCAGGCGTTCGCCACCTGGCGTGAGGAGACGTGGCCGAGCATAAAAGCACGGCCGTAG
- a CDS encoding transposase: protein MAEHKSTAVALGAYICFEDEAGQGLKPPRGRTWRRRGMTPVVKVSNAGTKRVNLAALIAFRPAARPHVRLIHRSLVYHGWKNEKKGFDEHDFIRLLDGAHQQLRAPIVLVWDNLNRHKSAAIRALINTRAWLTVFYLPTTAPELNPVEGVWAVMKSGLVNLVKREIDQLHRLVKHRLRRMQYRPELLAGLLAKTGLDPLPP, encoded by the coding sequence GTGGCCGAGCATAAAAGCACGGCCGTAGCCCTCGGCGCGTACATCTGCTTCGAGGACGAGGCTGGCCAGGGGCTCAAACCGCCGCGCGGACGCACGTGGCGCCGACGTGGCATGACGCCGGTGGTGAAGGTCTCCAACGCGGGGACCAAGCGGGTCAACCTCGCCGCCCTGATCGCCTTCCGTCCGGCGGCGCGGCCGCATGTCCGGCTGATTCACCGCAGCCTGGTCTACCACGGTTGGAAGAACGAGAAGAAAGGCTTCGACGAGCACGACTTCATCCGCTTGCTCGACGGCGCCCACCAGCAGCTCCGCGCCCCGATCGTGCTGGTGTGGGACAACCTGAACCGGCACAAGTCGGCGGCCATACGCGCACTGATCAACACCCGAGCCTGGCTGACCGTGTTCTACCTGCCGACCACCGCCCCCGAGCTCAACCCGGTTGAAGGCGTGTGGGCGGTCATGAAGTCCGGGCTGGTCAACCTCGTCAAACGCGAGATCGACCAGCTCCACCGACTCGTCAAACACCGGCTACGACGCATGCAGTACCGACCCGAACTCCTGGCCGGACTCCTCGCCAAGACTGGACTTGATCCACTACCCCCGTAA